AGATGAAATAAGTTACCGGCTAAATCTGGTTGCTCTCCAGGCGCTTAAGCTCCTGATAGGTTCTTTGCGCCTGGCTGTATTGGTGCTCTACGGCTCTGCGCATGGGGCCGGTGAGGGTCTGGTCCTGCAGGGCTTCTTCGTAGGCTTTTAGTGCCCACTCCTCGCCGTAGATATTGGAGCCGAGAATGGCTTTTTCGTCGCGGCCGGTTATGGCGGCTTTGGCGTCCATCCAGCCGCGGTAGAGCTTGCCTTTTAGGGTGGTGCCGGTTTCGCGGTCTCCACCTTGCTGGCGCAGGTACGCGTTGAGCTGATTGGCAAACTGCTGGCTTTGGCTCACCAGCTGCTGGTAGTAGCTGCGCAGCTGTGTGTCCTTGCTTTCCTCCACAGCGCGCCGGTAACCTTCAATCCGGTCATTTACGAAGTAAAGCAGCTCGTGCAGCGTAGCGCTCTGGCCCTTGCCGTTTTT
This region of Hymenobacter sedentarius genomic DNA includes:
- a CDS encoding ferritin-like domain-containing protein, whose product is MDQSQFSTSTTAYGNAAGSQAQQWRNQGNMFQMLNKLPTSLKNLGNQTATTFNKLSTTQKVVGGALLVLGASYLTRRGKNGKGQSATLHELLYFVNDRIEGYRRAVEESKDTQLRSYYQQLVSQSQQFANQLNAYLRQQGGDRETGTTLKGKLYRGWMDAKAAITGRDEKAILGSNIYGEEWALKAYEEALQDQTLTGPMRRAVEHQYSQAQRTYQELKRLESNQI